From the genome of Geobacter sp. SVR, one region includes:
- a CDS encoding YkgJ family cysteine cluster protein codes for MPFPRRKTKLHGILLEHPSDGDERCQACGGACCRSFSDVEVTWEEFQRLRSLGARGLQLSLSGPHRLIIDYNCEFLIEGRCSIYAARPEICRRFTCAEASGTAKAHQNESDGPSTGSPYRPAVIDQPLIAP; via the coding sequence ATGCCCTTTCCCCGCCGAAAAACCAAGCTTCACGGGATACTGCTCGAACACCCGTCCGACGGCGACGAGCGCTGCCAGGCCTGTGGCGGCGCCTGCTGCCGCTCCTTTTCGGATGTAGAGGTCACCTGGGAGGAATTCCAGCGTCTCCGCAGCCTCGGCGCCAGAGGTCTGCAGCTTTCCCTGTCCGGCCCCCACCGCCTGATTATCGACTACAACTGCGAATTCCTGATCGAAGGGCGCTGCTCGATCTACGCCGCCCGGCCCGAAATCTGCCGTCGCTTTACCTGCGCCGAGGCCTCCGGAACGGCAAAGGCCCATCAGAACGAATCCGATGGGCCTTCGACAGGTTCACCATACCGGCCGGCAGTGATCGATCAGCCTTTGATCGCCCCCTGA
- a CDS encoding ABC-F family ATP-binding cassette domain-containing protein, which translates to MLHLKQLSKDFAGNPLFTEISWHLKKGERVALVGENGAGKSTLMKIIAGQSEPSSGEIQFARGARASYLPQDGIVTSGVMLFHEARSAFGELLAMEEELHRLGQELERQPHDSVEHEQTLHRYGELQEQFRHRGGYTMEAEIGTVLKGLGFAQEDWYRDCGEFSGGWQMRIALARLLLQRPDVLLLDEPTNHLDIEARNWLEEYLCSYPGSVILVSHDRFFMDQVCSRIAEIWNNTITDYHCSYTRYLNQREERVAALREAKRLQDEEVQKTEDFIRRFRYQANKASLVQSRIKQLEKVERIVIPPERKRIRFQFPDAPKSGKVVMELKRLTKGYDTKIVLNGVDLVIEKGERVALVGHNGAGKSTLMSVLAGAPFQGGERLPGHNVHMDYFAQDQANVLDFERSVWDEIYADAPYEMVPRLRDILAAFLFAGDDIHKRVGVLSGGERNRLALAKMLLRPSNLLLMDEPTNHLDLFSKEVLLDALRSFDGTVVFVSHDRYFVNGLATRIIEVEGGGLTDYYGDYEYYLEKKAQTAGEPAAGARPLRSSVSESPQAEIAKTVARSADPAPLPPVTKEERLRDREEQKRRKREDDKRQKRLGEVEQEIARTEKAVAKLEEEMNAPGFFDDPERGAVAGEQHAELNLRLEALYGEWEELSG; encoded by the coding sequence ATGCTCCATCTCAAACAACTTTCAAAAGACTTCGCCGGTAACCCCCTTTTCACCGAAATCTCCTGGCACCTCAAAAAGGGCGAGCGGGTCGCCCTGGTAGGGGAAAACGGCGCCGGCAAATCGACCCTGATGAAGATTATCGCAGGCCAGTCGGAACCTTCCAGCGGTGAGATCCAATTCGCCCGCGGTGCGCGGGCCTCGTACCTGCCCCAGGACGGCATCGTCACCTCGGGCGTAATGCTGTTCCACGAGGCGCGCTCCGCCTTCGGGGAGCTGCTGGCCATGGAAGAGGAACTGCACCGACTGGGCCAGGAGCTGGAACGGCAGCCCCACGATTCGGTCGAGCACGAACAGACGCTCCACCGCTACGGCGAGCTGCAGGAGCAGTTTCGTCATCGCGGCGGCTACACCATGGAGGCCGAGATCGGCACAGTGCTGAAAGGGCTCGGGTTTGCCCAGGAGGACTGGTACCGCGATTGCGGCGAGTTCTCCGGCGGCTGGCAGATGCGGATCGCCCTGGCCCGGCTGCTCCTGCAGCGGCCGGACGTGCTGCTCTTGGACGAGCCGACCAACCACCTGGACATTGAGGCCCGCAACTGGCTGGAAGAGTATCTCTGCAGCTATCCCGGCTCGGTGATCCTGGTCTCACACGACCGCTTCTTCATGGACCAGGTCTGCAGCCGCATCGCCGAGATCTGGAACAACACCATCACCGATTACCACTGCAGCTATACCCGCTATCTGAACCAGCGCGAGGAGCGCGTGGCAGCCTTGCGCGAAGCCAAGCGCCTCCAGGATGAAGAGGTGCAGAAGACCGAGGATTTCATCCGCCGCTTCCGCTACCAGGCCAACAAGGCTTCCCTGGTCCAGTCGCGCATCAAGCAGTTGGAAAAGGTCGAGCGCATCGTGATCCCGCCCGAGCGCAAGCGCATCCGTTTCCAGTTCCCGGACGCCCCCAAGAGCGGCAAGGTCGTGATGGAGCTGAAACGCCTGACCAAGGGCTACGACACTAAAATTGTGCTCAACGGCGTCGACCTGGTGATCGAGAAGGGTGAGCGGGTCGCCCTGGTCGGCCATAACGGGGCCGGCAAATCGACCCTGATGTCGGTGCTGGCAGGCGCCCCGTTCCAGGGTGGGGAGCGGTTGCCGGGCCACAACGTCCATATGGACTATTTCGCCCAGGATCAGGCCAACGTGCTCGACTTCGAGCGCAGTGTGTGGGACGAGATCTACGCTGACGCCCCCTACGAGATGGTGCCCCGGCTGCGGGACATCCTGGCCGCCTTCCTGTTCGCCGGAGACGACATCCACAAGCGGGTGGGCGTGCTGTCCGGGGGCGAGCGCAACCGCCTGGCCCTGGCCAAGATGCTTCTGCGCCCCTCCAACCTGCTGCTGATGGACGAACCGACCAACCACCTGGACCTGTTCAGCAAGGAGGTGCTGCTGGATGCCCTGCGCTCCTTCGACGGCACGGTTGTGTTCGTGTCTCACGACCGCTATTTCGTCAATGGCCTGGCTACCCGCATCATCGAGGTGGAGGGGGGCGGGTTGACCGATTACTACGGTGATTACGAGTACTATCTGGAGAAAAAGGCCCAGACAGCCGGCGAACCGGCGGCCGGGGCCCGGCCGCTGCGGTCGTCCGTCTCTGAGTCACCTCAGGCCGAGATAGCCAAAACGGTAGCCCGCTCCGCCGACCCGGCCCCGCTGCCGCCGGTCACGAAGGAGGAGCGCCTGCGCGACCGCGAGGAGCAGAAGCGCCGCAAGCGCGAGGACGACAAGCGTCAGAAACGGCTGGGAGAGGTCGAACAGGAGATTGCCCGCACCGAGAAGGCTGTTGCAAAACTGGAAGAAGAGATGAATGCCCCCGGTTTCTTCGACGACCCCGAGCGCGGTGCCGTAGCCGGGGAGCAGCATGCCGAGCTGAACCTGCGCCTGGAAGCGTTGTATGGTGAGTGGGAGGAGTTGTCGGGGTAG
- a CDS encoding O-acetyl-ADP-ribose deacetylase, translating into MGARISITHGDITTFRVDAIVNAANTSLLGGSGVDGAIHWAAGPELLAECRTLHGCETGDAKITKGYRLPARYVIHTVGPVWHDGTRCESELLRSCYLNSFLLARVNDLKSIAFPAISCGVYGYPLLKATRIALSVARAEAEADYLERIIFVPFNAEALRIYREVADEMGIAVA; encoded by the coding sequence ATGGGCGCACGGATCAGCATCACACACGGCGACATCACCACCTTCCGAGTGGATGCCATCGTCAATGCCGCCAATACGTCGCTACTGGGGGGTAGCGGTGTGGACGGGGCCATCCATTGGGCGGCCGGGCCGGAACTGCTGGCCGAGTGCCGCACCCTGCACGGCTGCGAGACCGGCGATGCCAAGATCACCAAGGGCTACCGCCTGCCGGCCCGGTACGTGATCCATACCGTGGGGCCGGTCTGGCATGACGGCACCCGGTGTGAGTCGGAACTGTTGCGCTCCTGTTACCTGAACTCGTTCCTGCTGGCGCGCGTCAACGACCTGAAGAGCATCGCCTTCCCTGCCATCAGCTGCGGCGTGTACGGCTATCCCCTGCTGAAGGCCACCCGCATCGCCCTGTCGGTGGCGCGCGCGGAAGCCGAAGCGGATTATCTGGAGCGGATCATCTTCGTGCCCTTCAATGCCGAGGCGCTCAGAATCTACCGCGAAGTGGCGGATGAAATGGGAATCGCGGTGGCCTGA
- the ald gene encoding alanine dehydrogenase: MIVGILKEIKIEENRVSMTPAGVEVMKSNGHTVLVEKSAGTGSGFSDEAYEQAGAVMVETPAEIYGSADMVMHVKEPQPSEYDLIRPGQILFTYFHFAADEALTRAIIKSKAIAVAYETITGPGNSLPLLTPMSEVAGRMAAQQAAKYAERAQGGRGILLGGVPGVLPATVLVLGGGVVGTHAAQMACGLGAKVYLLDSSLERLRHLSETMPKNCFPVMSSPATIRELVQEADAVIGAVLVAGAKAPKLVTREMLKTMKPGSVMVDVAIDQGGCFETSRPTTHTEPTYQVDGILHYCVANMPGAVPLTSTVALTNATLPYAVALANKGWQGVARENPAIKAGINIANGKVTYCGVAEAFGLECTPVDSILS; this comes from the coding sequence ATGATCGTAGGGATTCTGAAGGAAATCAAAATCGAGGAGAACCGGGTCTCCATGACGCCGGCCGGCGTGGAGGTCATGAAGAGCAACGGGCACACCGTGCTGGTGGAGAAGTCCGCCGGTACCGGCAGCGGATTCAGCGACGAGGCCTACGAGCAGGCCGGTGCCGTCATGGTGGAGACCCCGGCGGAAATTTACGGCAGCGCCGATATGGTCATGCACGTCAAGGAGCCGCAACCCTCCGAATATGACCTGATCCGCCCGGGTCAGATACTGTTTACCTACTTCCATTTTGCCGCAGACGAAGCGCTCACCCGGGCGATCATCAAGAGCAAGGCTATTGCCGTGGCCTATGAAACCATCACCGGCCCGGGCAATTCCCTGCCGCTCCTGACCCCGATGAGCGAGGTGGCAGGCAGGATGGCTGCCCAGCAGGCCGCCAAATATGCGGAACGGGCCCAGGGGGGACGCGGCATCCTGCTGGGCGGGGTCCCCGGGGTACTGCCGGCCACCGTGCTGGTGCTGGGGGGCGGGGTGGTCGGCACCCACGCGGCCCAGATGGCCTGCGGACTGGGGGCCAAGGTCTACCTCCTCGATAGCAGCCTGGAGCGGCTGCGCCATCTCTCCGAAACCATGCCCAAGAACTGTTTCCCGGTCATGTCGTCGCCCGCCACGATCCGCGAACTGGTACAGGAGGCCGATGCCGTCATCGGTGCGGTACTGGTGGCAGGCGCCAAGGCTCCCAAACTGGTAACCCGCGAGATGCTCAAGACCATGAAGCCCGGTTCGGTCATGGTGGATGTCGCCATCGACCAGGGTGGATGCTTCGAAACATCCCGCCCCACGACGCACACGGAGCCGACCTACCAGGTGGACGGCATCCTGCACTACTGCGTCGCCAACATGCCCGGCGCAGTGCCCCTGACCTCCACGGTGGCGCTCACCAACGCGACGTTACCCTATGCGGTGGCGTTGGCGAACAAGGGATGGCAGGGGGTGGCTCGTGAGAATCCGGCGATCAAGGCGGGTATCAACATAGCCAACGGCAAGGTGACCTATTGCGGGGTGGCCGAGGCCTTTGGCCTGGAGTGCACGCCAGTGGACTCGATCCTTTCATAA
- a CDS encoding hydrolase, which translates to MKSTPIRKPENDIMLSPGNAALILIDYQPPQVSTVESMDRLMLINNVVALAKTAQLYKLPIILSTVNVSNGVNEDTIPQLAEVLQGVEPIDRTSINSWEDQEFVDAVKATGRKKLIMCALWTEACLLFPTLDALNEGFEVYPVTDAVGGTSPEAHRAALERMVQAGARPTTWNSVHCELQRDWNRIETVPGFIQTFIEHGRAGWFFNLETHRKKK; encoded by the coding sequence ATGAAAAGCACACCTATCAGAAAACCTGAAAACGATATCATGCTCTCGCCGGGAAACGCAGCTCTGATCCTGATCGACTATCAACCGCCGCAAGTTTCTACCGTTGAGTCAATGGACAGGTTGATGCTCATCAACAACGTTGTGGCGCTTGCCAAGACCGCACAGTTGTATAAGCTCCCCATTATCCTTTCGACGGTCAACGTCAGCAACGGCGTGAACGAAGACACGATTCCACAGCTGGCTGAAGTGCTTCAGGGGGTGGAGCCTATTGACCGCACGAGCATCAATTCGTGGGAAGACCAGGAGTTTGTGGACGCGGTGAAAGCCACCGGCCGTAAAAAGCTCATTATGTGCGCACTCTGGACGGAGGCGTGTCTCTTATTCCCCACCCTTGATGCACTGAATGAAGGCTTTGAAGTATATCCCGTGACCGATGCGGTCGGCGGTACGTCACCCGAAGCACACCGCGCCGCCCTGGAGCGCATGGTTCAAGCGGGAGCACGACCGACAACGTGGAACTCGGTTCACTGCGAGTTGCAGCGTGATTGGAATCGCATCGAAACCGTGCCGGGCTTTATCCAGACATTCATTGAGCACGGGCGGGCAGGTTGGTTCTTCAATCTCGAAACGCACCGGAAAAAGAAATAA
- a CDS encoding Lrp/AsnC family transcriptional regulator, whose amino-acid sequence MQNLDITGIDRIDRTILSVLQKDGRLSNVQLAEMVGLSESACLRRVRMLEQSGIIDRYVMLVNQSAIGKAGNVFVRVTLDGQQREKLSTFEEAICTVPEVMECYLMSGDVDYLLRVIVRDTDDYVRLHNKLTGLPGVLRVQSSFALRTVLSKTELPLETAG is encoded by the coding sequence ATGCAGAATCTTGATATTACGGGCATCGACAGGATCGATCGAACCATTCTGTCGGTACTGCAAAAGGACGGACGTCTGTCAAACGTGCAGCTTGCGGAGATGGTCGGGCTGTCGGAGTCGGCCTGCCTGCGCAGGGTTCGCATGCTGGAGCAGAGCGGCATCATTGACCGCTATGTCATGCTGGTGAACCAGAGCGCCATAGGGAAAGCTGGCAATGTATTCGTCAGGGTGACCCTGGACGGCCAGCAGCGGGAGAAGCTGAGTACCTTCGAAGAGGCTATCTGCACGGTTCCCGAGGTGATGGAATGCTACCTGATGTCCGGAGACGTGGATTACCTGCTGCGGGTCATTGTGCGGGATACCGACGATTACGTCCGCCTGCACAACAAGCTCACTGGTCTGCCGGGGGTATTACGGGTACAGTCGTCCTTTGCGCTGCGGACGGTTTTGAGCAAGACAGAGCTGCCGCTTGAAACGGCTGGCTGA
- a CDS encoding S1C family serine protease codes for MRIMFLSLIVMIFLITGCTYTGAIRDDFYAATQKESAKINLTVGVVDTSKNKNKAFIFGGGGYSVDIKLGAIANGLQSELSTIFEKVILTDGKRCSFCDLNVTYESIWKNTLINTTSGNLTFDTALKVNFTDAKNTTIHNFVATDTAMYNTPGSVHALGFITGFTLFALSPITIPAITNVIGEHAEQVLEETLKRQISQIGEKVVLEPSLKEFSVKNWSNNTPDSASQHVSSKYDDLMDAVTIIRTSSGFGSGFFISKDGLIVTNAHVVGNNGNVSVKLRDGRTLLGDVVRRTEAFDLAIVKVKGSGFTWLMIEDADEAPVGTDVITIGTPKGLEWTVTKGIVSANRKEVRGINVVQTDAAINAGNSGGPLISLSSGKVLGVNAFTLFRNQQAQGLNFAVSSKEVAKIVNSLPR; via the coding sequence ATGAGGATTATGTTTTTATCATTGATTGTCATGATTTTTTTGATCACCGGTTGTACTTACACGGGCGCCATTAGAGATGATTTCTATGCCGCCACTCAAAAAGAGAGTGCGAAGATTAATTTGACAGTTGGGGTTGTCGACACCTCAAAGAACAAAAATAAGGCTTTTATTTTCGGTGGTGGCGGCTATTCAGTCGATATTAAACTTGGAGCTATAGCAAATGGATTACAATCAGAACTTTCTACCATATTTGAAAAAGTTATACTGACAGATGGTAAAAGATGTAGTTTTTGTGACCTTAATGTAACTTATGAATCTATATGGAAAAATACTTTAATAAATACTACGAGTGGTAACCTTACTTTTGATACGGCATTGAAGGTAAATTTTACAGATGCAAAAAATACAACAATTCATAATTTTGTTGCAACAGATACCGCTATGTATAACACACCGGGTTCGGTTCATGCATTGGGCTTTATAACCGGGTTCACATTGTTCGCCCTATCGCCAATCACTATACCAGCAATAACAAATGTAATAGGAGAACATGCTGAGCAGGTTTTAGAAGAAACATTAAAAAGACAAATTTCACAAATCGGTGAGAAGGTGGTACTCGAGCCATCTCTTAAAGAATTCTCTGTAAAGAACTGGAGTAACAATACCCCGGATTCTGCCAGCCAGCATGTTTCCTCAAAATATGATGATCTTATGGATGCAGTTACAATTATCCGAACAAGTAGTGGATTTGGCTCTGGATTTTTTATTTCCAAAGATGGTCTTATTGTTACTAACGCTCATGTCGTTGGTAATAATGGTAATGTATCGGTGAAGCTCCGGGATGGTCGGACGTTATTAGGAGACGTAGTTAGGCGTACAGAAGCTTTCGACTTAGCTATCGTTAAGGTTAAAGGGAGCGGTTTTACTTGGTTAATGATTGAAGATGCCGATGAAGCTCCTGTGGGTACAGATGTTATTACAATCGGTACGCCAAAGGGACTTGAATGGACAGTAACCAAAGGTATCGTAAGTGCAAACCGAAAAGAGGTGCGTGGCATAAATGTCGTCCAGACCGATGCTGCCATTAATGCTGGTAACTCAGGGGGACCGCTTATTTCTTTAAGCAGCGGTAAAGTACTTGGAGTAAATGCATTTACTCTTTTTCGTAACCAGCAAGCTCAAGGGCTAAATTTTGCTGTCAGCTCCAAGGAGGTAGCTAAAATAGTTAATTCATTGCCAAGGTGA
- a CDS encoding TlpA disulfide reductase family protein → MRYSTIVLIVFCVLFFGGCNSKQALQKGDAAPEFSVSDLSGRPISLSRNKGKITILYFWTNSCCGDSLKLVEPLYRAYDKKLEVLAVNCGDSKEVAGAYARSNGLTFPMVADEQAALLERYRVRGFPTIYVIDAHGVIRDKILGHLSVVQLEKIILRQIDMQKKAGESYETIHSR, encoded by the coding sequence ATGCGATATAGTACGATAGTGTTGATAGTTTTTTGTGTCCTGTTTTTTGGCGGTTGCAATTCTAAACAGGCTTTACAAAAGGGCGATGCCGCTCCCGAGTTCTCCGTCTCCGACCTCTCCGGGAGGCCAATCAGTCTCAGCCGGAACAAAGGAAAAATAACGATCCTCTATTTCTGGACGAATTCCTGTTGCGGAGACAGCCTGAAACTCGTCGAACCGTTATACCGTGCATACGACAAAAAACTAGAGGTGTTGGCTGTAAATTGTGGCGATAGCAAAGAGGTTGCCGGCGCTTATGCCCGAAGTAACGGGCTGACCTTCCCCATGGTTGCGGACGAGCAGGCGGCACTGCTTGAGCGATATCGGGTTCGGGGTTTCCCGACCATTTATGTCATCGATGCGCATGGCGTCATCCGGGATAAAATATTGGGACATCTCTCCGTTGTCCAACTGGAAAAAATAATCCTGCGACAAATCGACATGCAGAAGAAGGCCGGGGAATCCTACGAAACAATCCATTCTCGCTAA
- a CDS encoding MOSC domain-containing protein, whose protein sequence is MAQVVAVCISEKKGERKKPVKSVELRENHGIVGDAHAGEWHRQVSLLAQESIDKMRALGLDVDAGDFAENITTQGIELVSLPIGARLEVGGTLLEVTQIGKECHTRCAIYYQAGDCVMPKEGIFARVITGGIIRPGDQVQAA, encoded by the coding sequence ATGGCTCAGGTAGTGGCGGTCTGCATCAGCGAGAAAAAAGGGGAACGCAAAAAGCCGGTCAAATCGGTGGAACTGCGTGAAAATCACGGCATCGTCGGCGATGCCCATGCCGGCGAATGGCACCGCCAGGTTAGCCTGCTTGCCCAGGAGAGCATCGACAAGATGCGTGCGCTCGGCCTGGATGTGGATGCCGGTGATTTCGCCGAAAACATCACCACACAGGGTATCGAGCTGGTTTCACTGCCGATCGGCGCGCGGCTGGAGGTGGGTGGGACACTGCTGGAGGTTACCCAGATCGGCAAGGAATGCCATACCCGCTGCGCGATCTACTACCAGGCCGGCGACTGCGTCATGCCCAAGGAGGGCATCTTTGCCCGGGTGATCACCGGCGGGATTATTCGGCCGGGAGATCAGGTGCAGGCTGCGTAA
- a CDS encoding ATP-binding protein encodes MLRKIVKIDQEKCDGCGLCVPSCAEGAITIVNGKAVLAADNLCDGLGACLGECPQDAITVEEREADAFDEAAVEQHLAAQGKPASVHHQPAPAAPAPHHHGGGGCPGSRAMSFARPQQAPADQPAGSRQSQLAQWPVQLHLVPTTAPYFQGADLLITADCVPVAYAGYHEDFLKGKAVVMGCPKLDDNNFYVQKLTELFTKSDIKSITVLKMEVPCCGGIAMAARQALAASGKQIPYNEVTIGIQGAIKG; translated from the coding sequence ATGTTGAGGAAAATCGTAAAAATCGATCAGGAAAAATGCGACGGGTGCGGACTGTGCGTGCCGTCCTGCGCCGAAGGGGCTATTACGATCGTCAATGGCAAAGCGGTGCTGGCAGCGGACAATCTCTGCGACGGTCTGGGCGCCTGTCTGGGGGAATGCCCCCAGGATGCGATCACCGTTGAGGAGCGCGAGGCCGATGCCTTTGACGAGGCCGCGGTGGAACAGCATCTGGCTGCGCAGGGTAAACCCGCCTCGGTGCATCACCAGCCGGCACCCGCTGCCCCGGCCCCGCATCACCACGGCGGTGGCGGTTGTCCCGGTTCCCGCGCCATGAGCTTTGCCCGGCCGCAGCAGGCCCCGGCCGATCAGCCCGCCGGCAGCCGCCAGAGCCAGCTGGCCCAGTGGCCGGTGCAGCTGCACCTGGTGCCGACGACCGCACCTTACTTCCAGGGGGCCGACCTGCTGATCACCGCCGACTGCGTCCCGGTGGCCTATGCCGGCTACCACGAGGACTTCCTGAAGGGGAAGGCGGTCGTAATGGGCTGTCCCAAACTGGACGATAACAACTTCTATGTGCAGAAACTGACCGAGCTTTTCACCAAGTCGGACATCAAAAGCATTACGGTCCTGAAGATGGAAGTGCCCTGCTGTGGCGGCATTGCCATGGCTGCCCGCCAGGCCCTGGCAGCCAGCGGCAAGCAGATTCCCTACAACGAGGTGACCATCGGCATTCAGGGGGCGATCAAAGGCTGA
- a CDS encoding nitrous oxide-stimulated promoter family protein — protein sequence MITTMETLTKLQKKDIKLIGKFVEVYCKGKHGVVERAPFSLPAGLGERRLCPECSTFMQYAVTRRIKCPLEANKPTCKHCKTHCYNKANLAKVKEIMAYSGMKLMLRGRLDYVWHYFF from the coding sequence ATGATCACAACCATGGAAACGCTCACGAAGCTTCAAAAAAAGGATATCAAGCTGATCGGTAAGTTTGTCGAGGTTTACTGCAAGGGCAAACATGGTGTGGTCGAACGGGCTCCGTTCAGCCTGCCGGCAGGTCTGGGGGAGCGTCGCCTCTGCCCCGAATGCTCCACCTTCATGCAGTACGCCGTCACCAGGCGGATCAAATGCCCCCTGGAAGCCAACAAACCGACCTGCAAGCACTGCAAGACCCATTGCTACAACAAGGCCAACTTGGCGAAGGTCAAGGAGATCATGGCCTATTCCGGCATGAAGCTGATGCTGCGGGGCCGGCTGGATTACGTCTGGCATTACTTTTTCTGA